GGAAGCTTTCCACTCTCGCCTAGTTACTGGCGTTAGAAAGCGCAGAGCCACACCCCTTAGTGGGCACCCCCTGTAAGATGGCCACTCCAGCATGAATCCAGAGTGCCCAGTGGAGTTTAACTCAGGGGCCCTTTACTCTAGAATCTGCCTCTGCTCTGCATCTTGTCTGCAAGGCCCCAGAAGGCGGGGGCCACGTCTCATCTCTATGTTCCAGCATCCAACAGTGTGGCTACTGCTTTGCAGGCACTTGATAAACAACTGAGTTGAGCAGTTCTTTGCCACGGATGattttggacaagtcatttaTCCTCGTGTCCAAAATCATCTGCAGCAGAAtcctcctgggcttctctggtggctcatatggtaaaggatccgcctgcaatgtaggagacctgggttcgatccttgggttgggcagatcccctggagaaggaaatggctccccactccagtattcttgtctggagaattccatggacagaggagcctggggggcttcagtccttgggatctcgaagagtcggacaagactgagcgactaacaccttcactttcagtaTTTATCCTCTTTGAGTCCCAATTTACTCACGTGTCAAATGGGGGTAATACTCCTGTTACCATCATAGATTATTGTGAAGACTGAAAGAGAGAACTCAGGAAGAGCTGAGTACAGAGCAGGGCTCCCGCCCTTGAGGCATAAAAGCTCACATCTCCAGGCTACCATCTCAGGGTGCCAACAGCACCAGGGTTCGGACTCCCGGGGACTCAGGAGGTCTTCAGTGAGGACATTGAAGCCACGTTTTGTCATCGCACTGTGGCCTCGTGTTTTCAGCACCACCAGGCGAGCCTCCATTTCTCAGCGGCTGCTGGGTGTCctacaggttttgtttttgttttttttcggGCACAGCTTGCagcatgtagggtcttagttccccaaccagggatcaaacctgtgccctctgcattggaagcttgaagtcttaaccactggactgccagggaagtccctgtcctacaatttaactcaacACTGACACTACCTAACTGGAGACAGGGTTAGATCTCAGAGGTTAAGGGCTTAGTCCCACGAGACTGTCCCCTGACCCCATTCAGATGCTAActgcaagtccaggttgtcaccggTGCTGCTGACTAATAGGCTACAGATCAGAGCTTCCCATGACCCTCTTCTCGGGTTCAGTTAATTTGtggatgtgttcaccaacctgggAGCTCTCCAAACCCTGTCCTTTGGGGGTTCAAGGAGGCTTCGTTATACAGGTCTGACTGATTAAATCATTGGACATTCGTGGCTGAACccaatctccagcccctctccctccccagaagTCAAGGGcgggactgaaagttccaaccctccaGTCACAAGGTTGGTTCCCCTGGTAACCATCCCCCAGTTTTCTAGGGGCTTCATTAACATAATATaatattaacataacaaaagaaatgtttaaggCTTTCTTCACGTTAAAAATTCCTAGGGTTTTAGATGCTCTGTTGCATACATTTCATATTATAAATCAGAGTACCATGGCTAAGAAGAGAACTCCCACTTCTGCCCATCTCATGATGAGACCAGTTGGGAAGGGAAAAAGCTGGCTGTGGCTTGCGTCACAGCGGAGCGGCTCGGGACCCAGGAGTGCTGTTCTCGGCAGCCCTGAGCCCCGCTCTGTCCTCGCTGTCTAATGGGCGGGCAGACTGGCAGGTCGGCTGGGGCAGAGCCcattctttctgttcttcctAATTCAGAGCTAATCAGATTCTGACTGTGCCCCGGGCTCTCAAGAGGAATCTAATAAAGGAGGAGGACAGCATCTCTCTGTTCAGAACAGTTTTCCTGTTGGAGTCAGCACAAGGGATCAGATCCCAGAGGACACCCAAGGGGGAGGTGGATGCAGTCCCTGCCTGCAGGGAGCTCACAGGGCTCTGCTGCAGAGAGGCCCATGCGGGCTTAGCTCAGGGCAGGACCGGGGTAAGTAAGCCCTAGGCCAGCCTTGGGGACAAAGCGGTGAACAAAATGCCCATTTCAGGTTGTGGGGCAGGAAGCGCAGGGGAGCATGAGGTAGAGGGGTTACCGCCAAGTTGCGCTGTCAGAGCCGTGGCCTGGGAGCACCTCCACCAGTGGACTTGGTAGGAAAACAGTGGGGGCTGCGGGTGGAAACCCGCATGGGATTAGTTAAGGAGTTGGCATTTGACCATCACGTGTTGGCGGCCCTTTGTGCTTGGAGGGGCAACAAGACTAGGGAGCTGGCTTTGTCCCTGTCCCTGTGGGTCAGGCAGATGAGGGTAGGGAGGGTAGGGAGATGGGGGCAGAAGTTCTAGCCCTGCTGGGTGGCGGCAATAAAGGTGGCTGGGAGGGAAGTGCTGGCGAGGCCTGGGGGAGATGGCCACACTGGCGACCTGGGGGTCAGGAGAGGAATGTGGCTTTGGATGTGCGGACCTTGCAGTGCTTGAGGGATGTCCAGGTAGACGTGTTAGTGGACAGCTAGAAACGGGGTTCGAATTTGGAGGAGAGGCAGACTGGCACTAGGGTTAGCAGTCTCCAGCGTGGGTATTGAGCTGATGATGAGCAAGCGAGAGTTCCTGAAGTGTGGCATCACTGTGTCCAGGGCTTCTGGAAGCAGGTGTTCCCACCTGCAACGGGGGTGCTTCGGGAATGTGTTTTGACAGAATGTAtccaaaatctaaaaaagaaccTAGCCCTTGCTCAGGATCCCATTTAGGAATTAGGTGTGCAGTGATGATAACCTAGTGTCTAGAAAGCTGgctaaatatttaacaacaggAGATAAGGGATTGGTTAAAATATGAAACTGTCGTGTAATAAGACAACTATGATGTGGATGTATGTTCACTGACACGAAAAGATGTGCGTGGTCTAGAATTAAGTGAAGAAAGGTTAAAAATTGGTAGTCATGTTTCTGTAAAAGAAAGTATGAAAAGGGTATAAATCAAAACATTGATTACTTgtaatttctctcttttgtttttttttttttgcttatctgtatttTACTACAGGGAGTGGGTTATCAACACTGCCTGCCCGGCCCCCACTTTAAAAAACGGTGGCATTGCCAACAGTAGTCCAAGGTGGCTGAGGGAAGTGGGGGTAAAGATGGTCCGCTTACCAGGAGGACACGGCCTGATCGACCAGACGCTAGTTCTTTTGAGCTGCACAGGGTAgagggtgaaaagtgaaagtgaaaagtcagtcgctcagtcgcatctgactgtTTTCgagcccacggactgcagcctaccaggctcctctgtccacggggttctccaggcaagaatactggagtgggtagccatttccttctccaggggatcttccccacccagggactgaacctaggtttgctggcagattctttagtgtatgagctaccagggaacccacTGTGCTCAGTATGTATTAGGAGGGATCCCACAATGTGTTAGTCAAACCTCTCTGCTCAGCTGCTGTTCTCTGCCAGTAATAAGGAGGAGGGTGTTTCCAGGGCCACTGGGAGAGGCTGGGGCACTGCAAGAGGCGAGCCAGGGGAATGGAGCGCTGGGCCCTCTGGGAGCCCTGGCGGAGCCTTTCTGTGGCCATAGGACGCGGGCACCGAGGCTATACTTGCTTATCCACTGCTTCCTCTCTTCCCATCCCCCCTGGCTGCCACTCCCGCCCGAGTGTGGGAAGAACCAGTAGGTTCCGGGTGAAGAGCTGGCACACAGGCCTGTCAGAGCTGGGGCTTGGCTTTGGTGACAACCaggcctgggcagaggagcctggaaatgGCTCCCACTGGCCCCTGGGCTTGGCTTCCCCAAGCCCCATTGAgacctctcccctcccacctgcccccaTTCCTTGTCTGCTGGGTGGGAGCAGTGACACACATGCTCTGGCACCGAATCCTTGGGAGCTACGTGACCCCAGGAGTCCGTTCTTACCTTGCAGGGCTCAGTTCAGGAAGCCTGGCCTGGGAGCAGTGCAGGCCTACCGCCCCAGGTGTGGCAGGGAGGAGCAGGCggaggcaggaagggaaaggGCTGCTTGAAGGCTCCTGTCTCCCACGTCCTTTCTGGTGAAGCAGCTCAGAGCACATCCCTCTACTGGCTGCTGCCACGCTGCTGGGGGCTGCTCTGTTGGCAGGACTTCTCTCACCtggggctgaagctgaaacagcaGGCAAAGGGGAGTCAGGCTCCCATTTCTCACCCCAGATGCCCTTTATGGTTCATCTGGAGGAAAAACTCCTGCATCTTCAAGGAATGTGCTCACTTCTCTGTATTTCACCCATGAACCCGACCTGAGAAAACCCAGGGCCTCGTGAAACAGAAAGCACTGCCATGGGGCCCTCCTGCTCTGCTCAGAATGTGGAGGGCCTTGACTTGCACCCTCACTGCAGGTGGAAGTGCAGCCAGGTGTGGTCCAGTTCTGCGGGAAGCCAGGCCCCTCCCGCTGGATGCTTGCTACATGAGCACAGAGGCCGGGGAGCAGGCTGAGAGGGAGGCGGCAGGCAGGCATGGGGCGGATCTTTGGAGGCTGTGAGCCATTCTTCTGAGCTCTGCCATCTTCTCCGCAGTAGCCGCCTCAGCATGGAGGGCCCTGCCAGCCCAGCACGTATCCCCAGGGCGCTGCCCTACTACGTGGCCTTCTCCCAACTGCTGGGCCTGATCGTGGTGGCCATGACTGGTGCCTGGCTTGGTATGTACCGAGGCGGCATTGCCTGGGAGAGTGCCCTGCAGTTCAACGTGCACCCCCTCTGCATGATCATAGGCCTGGTCTTCCTGCAGGGAGACGGTGAGTCTCTGGGTGACACCACCTGGGAGCGGGTTTGAGGGACCCTTTCACCCCGGAAGCTGGCTCAGAGCCTGGGGACACTGGGAATCCAAATCAGGGCCCTCTGAGGCTGCTGGGTGGCAACTCCTTTCTGACTTAAAAGTGTGTGTAGATGATGGACTTGGCAGAGCTAGAGCTCCTCTCTCTGGGGTAGGATCCAGGCTGTGGTTGGCCATGCACTCTGCCTCAAGGCCAGGAGGCCATGGCCTTCTCCTTCTAGAAACAAGAAAGCTGGATCTATCCATTTTTCCTCGAGGTGGTCCTGGTGTCAGCAACCCCTTCCGCAGCAGGCTCCTAAGAGGCGTTCCCCAGGCCCCCTGGCCCTGACCACCTCAGCGGAAGAGGGGGAATTCATTTCGGATCACAAGGTTCTGCTTTGAGAACCAGgggtttcccaaccagggagccTACTTGCTAAAAGTAGTGAATATGTGATCAGGGTGCTGGACAAACTGAAGACCATCAAAGCTAAGGGGTGAACTCAGAAGTACGTGGCACCTTGGTGTGCCTGCTTGATGAGCCTAAAACAGCCTGGAATACCCGGGGACAGCTGATAAGAAGGTGCGGGGTGGGCGCGCCAGGGCGCAGGAGCCttgttttcttcccccttcctGTGGCTGGGGTACCTGGACAAGCCCTAGACTCAGGTCCCCTCTTCAGCCGAGGGTGTGTCTCCTCGCTGCCCTGGCCGGAGGGCTGCGGGCTGGGGTCAGCGTGCTGACCTTCCCTTTCTCACGGCCCACAAGCCCTGCTGGTTTACCGCGTCTTCAGGAATGAGGCCAAACGCACCACCAAAGTCCTGCACGGGCTGCTGCACGTCTTCGCCTTCGTCATCGCCTTGGTGGGTGAGTTGGGGGCCGGCGCGCCCTTCCTCCACCTCTGCTGACTTGGGGAAGTAGCTGCTTCACTGTCcagtccctgcccctccccagcagcCCCCCAGGTAGGGACACTGGGTGTTGGCAGCCACCGAGCCGGGACTGGAGCCCAGAAGTCCCGCCCAGGCAGGTTTCCCTCGGGTCACCGCATCCCCTCAGTCCCCATCAGCCCTGTCCTCACGCTACCCCCGCCTCCCGCCAGGCCTGGTGGCGGTGTTCGAGCACCACAGGAAGAAGGGCTACGCCGACCTGTACAGCCTGCACAGCTGGTGCGGCATCCTGGTCTTCGCGCTCTTCTTTGCGCAGGTGAGTCCTCGCGGCCCCACGGTggcggggaggggcagggagcaggcCCCGAACCGGCTGCGGCCAGGTGTGCGCCCGGAGGTGCGCCCAGGGCGTCCCCGGGCTGCGCGGAGCGGGCGCAGCTCGGTCCCCGGCAGCACCTCGCCTTTTCTCCCAGTGGCTCGTGGGCTTTAGCTTCTTCCTGTTCCCGGGCGCCTCGTTTTCTCTGCGGAGCCGCTACCGCCCGCAGCACGTCTTCTTCGGCGCCGCCATCTTCCTGCTCTCGGTGGCCACCGCCCTGCTGGGCCTGAAGGAGGCGCTGCTGTTCGAGCTCGGGTGAGCGCCCCCTCCCGGCGGCTCTGTGCGGGGCGGCCGAGCAGGGGCTTTTCtcccggggcggggcggggcggggcggggtggggggcggactCGGGCTTGGGACCCCAGGGCGTCTTTCCGGCTGGGGTGAAGGGCACTGGGTTTAAGGGCGACGCCTCAACCCCGCAGGACCAAGTACAGCATGTTCGAGCCCGAGGGCGTCCTGGCCAACGTGCTGGGCCTGCTGCTGGCCACCTTCGCCACGGTCATACTCTACATCCTGACCCGCGCCGACTGGAAGCGGCCCCTCCAGGCGGAAGAGCAAGCGCTCTCCATGGACTTCAAGACGCTGACGGAGGGCGACAGCCCCAGCTCCCAGTGACGGGTGCCCCATCCTGGCCCCTCCTGTTCCAGGGGCCCAGGCAGGTGTCCGTCCCGCAACCGCCGCTGAGGGTCCGGGCAGGGCTGGGCACAGCGGAGGTAGGGGGGGAAGTCCTCTCTGAGCGCAGATTTTTGGGGTTCAGGCCCCCTCCGCTTCCTGCtcctcgctgctgctgctgtcgtgTTAGTCCTGAGCACGcgtccccactcccacccccaccccactcccccacccccgcccctgttGCCACCCGACTTCCTCCCCAAGATGGAGCAGCTTTGGGTTAAGGCTCTGGGCCTAAATGGGTCTGAGAGTTGGGGGCGCTCCCTTCTCGAGGCCGCAGTGAAGCTGAGACTTGCTTTGTGTGACCCCAAACTCCTGGCAGGAGTCTTGCGGCCCGAAGGACCGGCGCTCTGAAGGGGCCCAGCCTTTGGCAGCGGAGCTAGTGACATTATATGTGAAATATGCTGGTGTCAGGGCCAGGTTCCCCAGGACAGGGGAGGGACTCCCTGGGACTCTCTGGACCCAGGCTTTGGCACAGCTGCGTTCTGGAGCCTTCCCTTTCTTTAACCCTTTAGCCCCGAGGTGGCTTTGCCTTGGGGGCCGTAGACTTGGGACAAACTTGCCGTGAGCCGCTTCAGAGGGCAGCCCAGAGAAGAGCCTGGAGGTGGGCGCTGGGGGGTGCTGGGCCACCTGCAGGGGCCTCTGTCCCCGCTGGGCCAGGCCTCCGCTCCTGACCCCCAGAGCTCACGGGAGGCTCCTCTGACAAGAGGGCACAGGCCTTTTCCCGTTAAACAAAAAGCTGCCGCTAAAAAGGATAAGGTGCCCCCTTTCGATTTCTATGAGGAGGGTTCGGGAGGACGGGCTCCTCTCCTACCTGCGGCCGGTCTTTGCAGGAAGTTGGGACCAAGACGGAATCAGATTAAtccaacccccccccccacccctccccaaccctgtGAGTGTGTAACGCTGTTAGCTGAGTCGCCGTTTGCCTTTGGTCTAGAGATAACGTGATTAGAGCATTGATCTGCGCTTCTTGGACTTGGCAAATGCTCTCtccttgttttcctcattttctggGCTTTGAGGAACATGACGCAGTTTCAGACAAGACAGACTTGACTTAAGACATTAATAAAATTTCCAGTTCTGACTACCGTTTTTCAGCAGCTGCCTCTCCCAGCTAAATGCTGCCTTCGAGAAAGGGGGCTCATCTCCTTTAATACTCGAATTCCTACAACTCGGCCTTTGCCGTGGGGGGTCCCGCCTCAGGCGATGCTGCTCCTCAGGGCAGGTGGCGGAGGTGGGCGCCCTCCCCAGCAGGgctgcctgctccccaccccaccccgtggCCGCTCTGGGCTCTGCTGCGGCTGCCCACCTCCGCACACCACCGCATGCCGTTTACACTGTTCTTTGATCGCCTGGTATAGTCGATGTTTACACGTGGGAAAACTCCACCTTAGACAAACTACCAAAGTAGGATTGTGTATCTCTCTTGCCAGAAGggcacagagagaaacagaaccttggatttgcaaagaaaaaaaaaaagtctgaacaCTGGCCTGTTTGCCAAAGCATATGCTGGATAACTAATGAGCCAAAAAGGCACCCCCCTCCTCACCTGCCCCAGCCAAGCTGATCCGTGGTGGCTTGTTTTATTTTGCCTGTGGCCAATCTTCGAAGAAGTCCAGTGTAGTGCTGGTACAACAGATGATTCAATAAACGTCTACAGCAGATCTCTGGCCTGTTATCTTCATTTCCTGTGGCAGTAAAAGGAGCCAgctcttttaaaaagcagatacgtGAGGTTTGCCTACCAGGGTCGAGAGAAACTGCATATCCCCAGGCTGGGCACAGAAAGTAAAGTGACTCATGCTGTTTATCACTTCAGAGCACTACAGGCTCTGAAATGGTCCTCGCTCTGGACCCCAGTGAGGGAGGCTCTTCCAAAGGGTTAGAGAAATTCTGTTCCCAGACAGGGTGTCCAGGAGGGTGGAACCGCAAGAGCCTGATGGGACCTAGGCAAGAAGTTGCCCTGCCTATTCCATtaaccttttttgttttaaaaatgtctcaaaaaataaaaatatgtctcTTCATTCCTTAAGAAGAGGAGCAAAGCTTTGAGAACAAGCTGAGATTCTACTTTAGATCAATCCCCGAGGGTCAGGCAAATGTGTTTCCAACGAAGCTGGGTGTGACCTCAGATCTCACCAGGATGCACCATGTGCTCCTGTCACTTAATGGCAATTTACCCGGGGGCTCACTATTGAAAGGGACCCTACAGAACATCCTCTGGTAAGGTTAAGTCATCCTTCGGTGACATTGATTCTTACTTCCCAGCACTCTCTTTTCTGTATCAAATCTGGTGTTGAGCGTGTCTGAGCCAGAGCTTGAGAGGTCTTTGCTTGATACATCTGTAGCGCCTCCTGAATCAGGGTGTCTGTGTGGACCTTCGTCTGCTTATCAGCCTGAACACGCACCATGTGGCCTGCCTCACGTCATGAGGTGGCCTCGTGGTCAGGTTCAGGGGTGGCTGTCTGCGAGGGCAGAGGCATCCCGACCCGGTGAGCGTGCCATCTCTCTTATGGCTCTGCGTCACGTCATGAGGTGGCCTCGTGGTCAGGCTCAGGGGTGGCTGTCTGCGAGGGCAGAGGCATCCCGACCCAGTGAGTGTGCCATCTCTCTTATGGCTTCTGCACCAGCTTCTGAATTTTAAGGACCTCTGTGCTTGAATATTCGAACGATGCCAGACTCCAGGCTGCCTCTCTCTCCAAGGCAGATCGCCTACCCACTGGGTTGGGAACCTCGAGAGGTCACAGAATTCTCTTGCCCAAGGCACAGTTGTGTCTCCGAAGGAATACAATTTCAGAGCTCCCATTTTTAAAGGTGAAAGAAGATGATGCTCCGATTCCACTCAGCCTCGGCCTGTGGGAGTGTGACTGCCCACGTGCATGTCTGCACAGCGGTGTGTCAGACTACAAAGAGCACCTGTCAGGGAATGAAAACAGCAAGGGGAAGACCTACAAGAGTGTTACTGAGGGCACGGCTTCCTGCCGCTCGAGTGGCTCTGTAGTCTGGTTCAGAGCCAACAACTGTTCAGAATTAGCTTTGTAGAATTCCTTTTACCTTTCAACCATTGCCTCGGGAAtccttaaaaatctgtttttgttttttttttccccctcccagcCACTTATCCCCTTATCGTTTCTGCTCAGGCTAAACTTCCAGAGTTCTCCGCTCTTTGAAGGCAGTTCTAGCGTCCAGATTGGGATGACCGCACACCTGGTGTTCTCCTGCTTCCCCAGTTGGGTGCTTTGAGGGAAATGGATGTAGTGACACagcagaaatgtttgtttatcACAGTCTGGTGTTGCGAGGAAGAGGTCTCCTTCCTTGCTTGTCCCTGAAGCAGACAGACAGGTCGCAGCTGGGTGGGAAAAACCCATGACTCTGTCCTTGAGGAAAGGTTTTGAGTCTCCAGCCAGTTTCCGGAAATCTGTACCCTCTCCACAGCATAGCTGCCTAGTTCTCTATATGGTGAGGACTGGAAATTTCTgaccagatttctttcttttttaaactgtattttctttgcGGCTGCACCAGGCCCTTGTTGCGAGTGGGAGCTACtccagctgtggtgtgcaggcttctcttccTCGCAGCGGCTTCTTCTTCTGCGGAGCAGGGGCTGGGCGTTTGGGctttagttgcttcacagcatgtggatcttccaggtccaggaattgaacatgtgtcttctgctctggcaggtggattcttaaccaccagaccaaagggaagtcccttggccggacttctgaagaaaaaaaatagtcactGGAAGCAGTGGGCTTCCGGCTTTAACCAAGTCAGCCTTGGGAACTATAACCCGTGCTGTCCCCCTGCCTTGGGCATGCAGCCTCTAACGGGCAGCCTTGGATTTGGGGACGGTAACTGGACTGAGGTGTAGCCTCAGCTATTAAAATCAAACAAGGAGAGGAACTCAGTGTTCCCTTGGCCTGGCTGGAGAGACCTCTTCCATGGAAGAAAGAGCCTCCTCTCTCTCAATGAACGCAGTGGGCCTTGGCTGATGGGCCCTCAGGACTGTCTTGTCCAGGGTTCTCTCGAGCCCCTCGGTGTCCAGCTCTCAAGAGAGCTCTGTAACTTCTCTGAATGAACAAGAGCCCAAAGGGGTGACTCTAAATATCCCACAAACGACCAGCCAAATCATTAGGAATTGGGCCCAGCCAGCTGTCCCTGAGGGAGGCATCCTTAGCATGGTGGGCCTCAGAGACAGTGGCCCGAGTCAGCTCCTGGAGAGGTACTGTAATGAAAGGAGAAAGCACCACAACACCATGTTTTTCCAAGTGTTACCCATttataaataagtacatttgcTTTCATACATACAGTTCATTGTACAGATGGCGATCTGTATACATGGTCAGGAAATTGCATTCATTTAACTTTTCACATCTATCTCACACAGCTCACATGTACAGACAATAAAACTGCTCAAGCAAGGACAGCAAAGGAAAATGTCTTTCCTTATACACAGGGGGCTAGATGCCTCTGTTGGGTGTGGGACCTCCCCACTGCACGAGTTCACAACCGTGTGGTGTTCAATATATCAGGATAGAGAACAAACATGCATTGGATAATATACTGTACAGAGAAAGTCCTTTACATCTGAGTTATAGAAAACCTAAAGGAAAACTAAGTGCATTAAAGCTTTTTCCAGCAAGTGTCTTGAAAGGACagcaaagaggaggaagaatCAAAATCATGTTAGTACAAATCACTCTTTAATTGTAGACTGTACAGGTCTGTACTAATTAAAATCATCTTGGATTTGGAGGAGACAGAACAGAGACAAAGATGCTATGCTGGATGGAAAGGAGGCCAAGCCTGAGAATGGCACCTGCCCTGAGCCTGACGAGGAACTGGCCCCACTCAGCAGGAAtcagccagaggaaaaaaaaatagaaatgaaaacacctcccccccacccccccacaaaaaaaaaaatcaacccgaACTGGAACAGGAAGTGTAACTTACAGGATTTCCAAAATAACCCGTGAAGGAAGCAGAGATCTGGAGCcagcatttctaatttttttccagtaagttggtTCACAATAAGGCAGGTACATTCAAGTACTGAA
This portion of the Bubalus bubalis isolate 160015118507 breed Murrah chromosome 3, NDDB_SH_1, whole genome shotgun sequence genome encodes:
- the LOC102393427 gene encoding transmembrane ascorbate-dependent reductase CYB561 → MEGPASPARIPRALPYYVAFSQLLGLIVVAMTGAWLGMYRGGIAWESALQFNVHPLCMIIGLVFLQGDALLVYRVFRNEAKRTTKVLHGLLHVFAFVIALVGLVAVFEHHRKKGYADLYSLHSWCGILVFALFFAQWLVGFSFFLFPGASFSLRSRYRPQHVFFGAAIFLLSVATALLGLKEALLFELGTKYSMFEPEGVLANVLGLLLATFATVILYILTRADWKRPLQAEEQALSMDFKTLTEGDSPSSQ